Proteins co-encoded in one Montipora capricornis isolate CH-2021 chromosome 12, ASM3666992v2, whole genome shotgun sequence genomic window:
- the LOC138025889 gene encoding uncharacterized protein gives MGISDVQNPRLQGLMMRIMPYSFTAQWVKRKDYLAEDAWRFPVDQPSLDDELCEAYTEATGHIHFAAKFINDLQLSEISKENIRCGWPDSPQEVAIDALAKPFWSTLYQLYLVTPTPGCSLLLVNGRTVIPSSLQKKILLTLHEGNQGIDKTRRSARDSVFWPGIDRDIENMVKRCHQCLLLLPANCKEPLQQPPLPTRPWDKLGLDLCILNGHENLIITNSLSLCTEVRDLK, from the coding sequence ATGGGAATTTCAGATGTTCAAAATCCCAGACTTCAGGGACTTATGATGAGAATAATGCCTTACTCCTTTACTGCACAATGGGTCAAAAGAAAAGATTACTTGGCAGAAGACGCTTGGCGCTTTCCTGTGGACCAGCCATCACTTGACGACGAATTGTGTGAAGCTTATACTGAAGCTACTGGGCACATACACTTTGCTGCTAAGTTTATCAATGACCTTCAACTTTCTGAAATTTCCAAAGAGAACATCCGCTGTGGATGGCCCGACTCACCGCAAGAAGTAGCTATAGACGCTCTTGCTAAACCTTTCTGGTCCACCCTTTATCAACTTTACCTCGTTACTCCAACCCCTGGTTGTTCTCTCCTCTTGGTGAATGGTCGTACTGTCATCCCATCAAGTCTCCAGAAGAAGATACTCCTGACGCTACATGAGGGGAATCAGGGCATCGATAAAACTCGCCGCAGTGCCCGTGATTCAGTCTTTTGGCCCGGTATTGATCGGGACATTGAGAACATGGTCAAACGCTGCCACCAATGCTTGTTACTTCTTCCAGCAAATTGCAAGGAACCGCTCCAGCAGCCGCCATTACCAACGAGACCTTGGGACAAGCTGGGTCTTGACCTTTGCATTCTTAATGGACACGAAAACCTCATTATCACTAACTCCCTTTCCTTATGTACTGAAGTACGTGATCTAAAGTAA